A DNA window from Porphyromonas gingivalis ATCC 33277 contains the following coding sequences:
- a CDS encoding DUF4254 domain-containing protein — MTISKLCNRIFGEAIQAYNVTDSVDAPCNNPYRPQTIEHYLFLKNWIDNAQWHLEDIIRDPNIDPADALVIKRRIDKSNQDRTDLVELIDSYFLDTYKDVKVLPDATINTESPAWAIDRLSILKLKIHNMRLATERPDADDAHRAKCQEKLRVLIEQDADLCTAIDQLVDDIAAGRKYMKVYKQMKMYNDPTLNPILLGKK; from the coding sequence ATGACTATCAGCAAGTTGTGCAATAGGATTTTCGGCGAGGCTATTCAGGCCTATAACGTCACTGACAGCGTAGATGCACCGTGCAACAATCCATATCGGCCTCAAACGATCGAGCATTATTTATTTTTGAAGAATTGGATCGATAATGCCCAGTGGCATCTCGAAGATATTATACGTGATCCCAACATCGATCCGGCTGATGCGCTGGTAATCAAACGCCGTATCGACAAATCCAATCAAGACAGGACGGATCTGGTGGAGTTGATAGACAGCTATTTTCTCGATACATACAAGGATGTGAAGGTACTGCCCGATGCTACGATCAACACCGAAAGTCCGGCATGGGCAATCGATCGCCTCTCGATACTGAAGCTCAAAATCCACAACATGCGCTTGGCTACGGAGCGTCCCGATGCCGATGATGCACACCGTGCCAAATGCCAGGAGAAGCTCCGAGTGCTTATCGAACAGGATGCTGACCTCTGCACGGCTATCGACCAGCTTGTGGATGATATTGCAGCCGGTCGCAAGTACATGAAAGTGTACAAGCAGATGAAAATGTACAACGATCCCACTCTTAATCCGATTCTTTTGGGCAAGAAGTAG
- the cbiB gene encoding adenosylcobinamide-phosphate synthase CbiB, whose product MQGSVLILLLFLLPLLLGWLADYFLGDPLSLPHPIVGFGRMIAFGEKRLNKGNYRKVKGAFMSVFYIVAVFLLALLILLGLVFVCVYTILLDDFFRIAVAFAVASLILAIGIFFCLAGTTLIREVRMVFEAVDRSLEEGRKQVTRIVGRDTAALSAQEVRTAALETLSENLSDGVVAPMFWYMWLGLPGMMAYKMINTLDSMIGYKTARYFLFGRIAAKIDDVANYIPARLTAWLMILVSGKLHLFSFVRRYGRQHASPNSGYPEAALAGILNCRFGGTHDYFGESISKPYIGHNERELATADMQIAIRINRRVELVMLLLTFVVSCELDYLLALSFCLI is encoded by the coding sequence ATGCAGGGATCTGTTTTAATTCTTCTTCTTTTTTTATTGCCGCTGTTGCTGGGATGGTTGGCAGACTACTTTTTAGGAGATCCTCTTTCTCTTCCGCATCCTATAGTCGGCTTCGGTCGCATGATTGCATTCGGAGAGAAAAGGTTGAATAAAGGAAACTACCGCAAGGTGAAAGGCGCCTTCATGTCGGTGTTCTATATCGTTGCCGTTTTTCTTTTGGCCCTATTGATCCTCTTGGGGCTTGTTTTTGTCTGTGTTTATACCATTTTGCTGGACGATTTTTTCCGGATTGCTGTTGCATTTGCTGTGGCTTCTCTTATTTTGGCTATCGGCATTTTCTTCTGTTTGGCAGGTACTACCCTTATTCGTGAAGTACGTATGGTATTCGAAGCAGTCGATCGTTCGCTTGAAGAAGGGCGCAAACAGGTGACGCGAATCGTAGGGCGCGATACGGCTGCTCTGTCGGCGCAGGAAGTCAGGACGGCAGCTTTGGAGACTTTGTCGGAGAATCTGAGCGATGGAGTTGTAGCCCCTATGTTCTGGTATATGTGGCTGGGATTGCCGGGGATGATGGCCTATAAGATGATCAATACCCTTGATTCGATGATCGGCTATAAGACGGCACGGTATTTTCTTTTCGGGCGGATAGCTGCCAAAATCGACGATGTCGCCAACTATATTCCTGCAAGGCTTACGGCATGGCTGATGATTCTCGTGAGTGGGAAGCTCCACCTGTTCTCTTTTGTTCGTCGTTATGGTCGGCAACATGCAAGTCCTAACTCCGGTTATCCCGAGGCAGCTCTTGCGGGTATATTGAATTGCCGTTTCGGGGGTACACATGATTATTTTGGAGAAAGCATCAGCAAGCCTTATATCGGCCATAACGAACGTGAACTGGCAACGGCAGATATGCAGATTGCTATTCGTATCAATCGGCGCGTAGAACTGGTGATGCTGTTACTGACATTCGTTGTGAGTTGTGAGTTGGATTACCTCCTCGCTCTTTCTTTTTGCCTGATCTGA
- a CDS encoding glycosyltransferase family 9 protein — MARYLIVRLSAIGDVAMTIPVLYAVAKAYPQHSFTLLTQPFLTSLLINPPNNLEGMGIDIKHEESSLVGLLTYIGRLKDEQFDYVIDLHNVIRSKIIRFYLRFFGVKGFSLKKPRLQLRQLTAKPPKKPTRLPSVIERYAQVFHKAGLEIHPPYPILLNDSGHISTELPIVEIGSGHHLIGIAPFAGHEAKTYPPEKMHEVVRTLAERDDVQIFLFGGKGKEKNILEQWADESPRIVSVAGLLSLPEELSLIHALRCMVSMDSANMHFASLVGTRVISIWCATHPAAGFLGYGQRIEDCIGADLDCRPCSVFGNKPCFRKDYACRTQIEPQLIINKIVSTLTDLNSDETEN; from the coding sequence ATGGCTCGATATCTGATAGTCCGCTTGTCGGCAATAGGCGATGTGGCAATGACAATACCGGTTTTGTATGCGGTAGCCAAGGCATACCCACAGCATAGTTTCACACTACTGACCCAGCCTTTCCTGACATCGCTACTAATCAACCCTCCGAACAATTTGGAAGGGATGGGGATCGACATCAAGCACGAAGAGTCTTCCTTGGTCGGTCTTCTTACCTATATCGGACGACTCAAGGATGAACAGTTCGACTATGTCATCGACCTGCACAATGTAATACGTTCCAAAATCATTCGCTTCTATCTTCGCTTTTTCGGAGTCAAAGGTTTCAGTCTGAAGAAACCGCGACTACAGCTTCGGCAGCTTACGGCTAAGCCACCCAAAAAGCCAACCCGATTGCCTTCCGTAATAGAACGATACGCTCAGGTTTTTCACAAAGCCGGACTTGAAATACATCCTCCCTACCCCATCCTTCTGAACGACTCCGGACATATCTCTACCGAACTGCCGATAGTGGAGATAGGCTCCGGACACCACCTCATCGGGATAGCACCGTTTGCCGGTCATGAAGCCAAGACATATCCGCCGGAAAAAATGCACGAGGTGGTACGTACCCTTGCCGAGAGAGACGATGTGCAGATTTTTCTTTTCGGGGGTAAGGGGAAAGAAAAAAACATACTGGAGCAGTGGGCAGACGAATCGCCACGCATCGTATCCGTTGCCGGTCTGCTGTCGCTGCCGGAAGAGCTATCTCTTATTCATGCCTTGCGCTGTATGGTTTCGATGGATAGTGCCAATATGCACTTCGCATCATTGGTAGGTACACGAGTTATCTCCATCTGGTGTGCCACGCATCCGGCAGCAGGATTTCTCGGATATGGTCAGCGTATAGAAGATTGTATCGGAGCAGACTTGGATTGCCGGCCTTGCTCCGTTTTCGGCAATAAACCCTGCTTCCGCAAGGATTATGCATGCCGTACTCAGATTGAACCTCAACTTATCATTAACAAAATAGTTTCCACACTTACTGATTTGAATTCAGATGAAACTGAGAATTAA
- a CDS encoding iron-containing alcohol dehydrogenase produces the protein MNNFKFKNPTELIFGQGMIKELPKRVPAGVPVLVTFGSGSVRYNGVYRAVKDALEGYDLVEFWGIESNPKIETLRKAIAMGKEHNCQFVLAVGGGSVIDGSKLIAAAIPYEGDAWELVLKGYSRDTILPLGTVLTIPATGSEMNSGAIISREETKEKLVFRGNFPVFSILDPEVTFSLPPYQIACGLADSFVHVIEQYITTPGQSRLMDRWAESIMLTLKEIAPLIRENPHSYDLMADFMLCATMALNGFIAMGVTQDWATHMIGHEITALTGLTHGHTLAIVLPGTLRTLGHDHKREKMLQYAERIWDIKEGTEEERIDAAIARTEEFFRELGLKTRLEEMHIGSDVIKEIERRFIERGVSYGEALDVDGPMARCILEACR, from the coding sequence ATGAACAATTTCAAGTTTAAGAATCCTACCGAACTTATCTTCGGACAAGGGATGATCAAAGAGCTACCCAAACGAGTGCCGGCCGGTGTTCCTGTCTTAGTCACTTTCGGTAGCGGTAGCGTTCGATACAATGGCGTATACCGGGCCGTAAAGGATGCACTTGAGGGCTATGATTTGGTGGAATTTTGGGGTATTGAGTCCAACCCCAAAATAGAAACTCTTCGGAAAGCCATAGCCATGGGCAAAGAACATAATTGTCAGTTCGTTCTCGCCGTCGGTGGCGGTTCGGTAATAGATGGCAGTAAGCTGATCGCAGCAGCCATCCCCTACGAAGGAGATGCATGGGAGCTGGTACTCAAAGGTTATAGCCGAGACACGATACTCCCACTTGGAACGGTGTTGACCATACCGGCTACAGGATCGGAAATGAACAGCGGGGCTATTATCTCGAGGGAGGAGACGAAGGAGAAGCTCGTTTTCCGAGGCAATTTTCCCGTTTTTTCCATCCTCGATCCGGAGGTGACCTTCAGCCTTCCTCCCTATCAGATAGCTTGCGGGCTGGCTGACAGCTTCGTCCATGTCATAGAACAGTACATAACGACTCCGGGCCAAAGCCGTCTGATGGATCGATGGGCGGAGAGCATTATGCTTACGCTGAAAGAGATTGCCCCTCTGATCCGTGAGAATCCGCACAGCTACGATCTGATGGCCGATTTTATGCTCTGCGCCACGATGGCACTGAATGGATTTATCGCCATGGGCGTCACACAAGACTGGGCTACACACATGATCGGTCATGAGATAACGGCACTGACCGGACTCACACACGGACACACGCTGGCCATAGTGCTACCGGGTACTCTTCGCACCTTGGGACACGATCACAAGCGGGAGAAGATGCTCCAATATGCCGAACGAATCTGGGATATAAAAGAGGGAACAGAGGAGGAGCGTATAGACGCAGCTATTGCTCGGACGGAGGAATTCTTCCGCGAACTCGGACTGAAGACCCGTCTGGAAGAAATGCACATAGGATCGGATGTGATAAAGGAAATAGAGCGTCGATTCATCGAACGAGGGGTCAGCTATGGCGAAGCATTGGATGTCGACGGGCCTATGGCTCGCTGCATACTCGAAGCATGCCGATAA
- the cobD gene encoding threonine-phosphate decarboxylase CobD: MIKGHGDDLYRHGPIRANFSSNVYNATERQGLLDHLHKRLDSIGSYPEPEPYSLEKGLADYHGIAADSISVTSGATEAIYLIAQAFRGSSSAVVVPTFSEYADACRLHGHGVDFISKPEEASSRYDMVWLCNPNNPTGRVWKASELYRIVRECPSTIFIVDQSYEYFSTAEVLGTKEAISLPNLLLLHSLTKRFAIPGLRLGYLTAHASLTERIRVCRMPWSVNALAIAAGEYLVQQGFPTSIPLAELHAETERLRTAIGSMAGYEVEPTDTHFMLVRCRHHSAADLKAVLADQYGLLIRDASNFEGLDTHCIRIATQTREQNDWLIDALRSISF; encoded by the coding sequence ATGATTAAAGGACACGGAGACGACCTCTACCGTCACGGCCCCATTCGGGCAAATTTCAGTTCGAATGTTTATAACGCCACCGAGCGTCAGGGATTGCTGGATCACCTTCACAAGAGATTGGATAGCATCGGTTCCTATCCGGAGCCGGAGCCTTATTCTTTGGAGAAAGGTTTGGCCGATTATCACGGTATAGCTGCCGATTCAATCAGTGTGACCAGCGGTGCCACGGAAGCTATTTATCTCATAGCGCAGGCTTTCCGTGGATCTTCTTCGGCCGTAGTAGTTCCCACTTTCAGCGAATATGCCGATGCTTGCCGGCTGCATGGCCATGGTGTGGATTTTATTTCCAAGCCCGAAGAGGCTTCTTCTCGATATGATATGGTCTGGCTCTGTAATCCGAACAATCCGACGGGGCGCGTTTGGAAGGCAAGCGAGTTGTATCGTATCGTTCGGGAGTGTCCGTCCACGATTTTCATTGTGGATCAGTCTTACGAATACTTTTCCACAGCCGAAGTCCTCGGCACGAAAGAGGCGATTTCTCTCCCCAATCTTTTGCTGCTGCATTCGCTTACCAAGCGTTTTGCAATACCGGGCTTACGCCTCGGATACCTGACAGCACACGCTTCTCTGACCGAAAGGATCAGAGTTTGCCGCATGCCATGGTCGGTGAATGCTCTTGCCATTGCTGCCGGTGAGTATCTGGTGCAACAGGGATTTCCCACTTCTATACCTTTGGCCGAGCTGCATGCGGAAACCGAACGGCTACGCACGGCTATCGGCTCAATGGCCGGTTATGAGGTGGAGCCGACTGATACCCATTTCATGCTGGTTCGCTGCCGTCATCATTCAGCTGCCGATCTGAAAGCTGTTTTGGCTGATCAATACGGTCTGCTGATTCGGGATGCCTCCAACTTTGAGGGCTTGGATACCCATTGTATTCGTATAGCTACACAGACACGTGAGCAGAACGATTGGCTGATCGATGCACTTCGATCGATTTCTTTCTAA
- a CDS encoding S4 domain-containing protein, with translation MKLRINKLISDAGLGSRREAEKYITEGRVKINGRIARLTDLVCEKDIVLLDDIDIPIKDLIREEISLRKYEERLAPSASNQGRQDEKRKNPRPKQHKEVPSQRNAGKPRSESRIRNRWEEGDEDDFDFDRGRGFRKGNRKNDSSVKKFRH, from the coding sequence ATGAAACTGAGAATTAATAAGCTGATTAGCGATGCCGGACTCGGCTCTCGCCGCGAAGCAGAGAAATACATCACCGAAGGAAGAGTGAAAATCAATGGTCGAATCGCTCGCTTAACGGATTTGGTCTGCGAAAAAGACATTGTTCTTCTTGATGATATTGACATTCCTATCAAGGATCTCATTCGTGAAGAAATCTCCCTGCGCAAATATGAGGAACGGCTCGCTCCCTCCGCCTCCAATCAAGGCAGACAGGATGAAAAGCGAAAGAATCCGCGTCCTAAACAACACAAAGAGGTCCCGTCGCAACGCAATGCCGGGAAACCTCGTTCCGAAAGCAGGATTCGCAATCGTTGGGAAGAAGGTGATGAGGATGATTTTGACTTCGATAGAGGACGCGGTTTTCGGAAAGGAAATAGAAAGAACGACTCATCTGTAAAAAAATTCCGACACTAA
- the prfB gene encoding peptide chain release factor 2 (programmed frameshift): MITIDQLNSLLERRDALRGYLDVDNRRIQLEEEELRTQDPAFWEDNKRAEAQMRKVKELKSWIGYYDAIDTATEEVKLAYEYCKEGISTEEEVDEAYAHAIRLIEEVELKNMLRSEEDHFGAVLKVNAGAGGTESQDWASMLVRMYQRWADKQGYQVTITNWQDGDEAGIKTVTMQVEGNLAYGFLKSENGVHRLVRVSPYNAQGKRMTSFASVFVVPLVDDSIEIEINAAGISWDTFRSGGAGGQNVNKVETGVRLHYKYKDPETGEDKEIVIENTESRTQYDNRENAMRLLRSQLYEMELQRRRAAEAKVEAGKKKIEWGSQIRSYVFDDRRVKDHRTNYQTSNVNAVMDGDIDEFIKAYLMEFAGEEA; encoded by the exons ATGATTACTATAGACCAACTGAACTCTCTGTTGGAGCGCCGTGATGCGCTGAGGGGGTATCTT GACGTCGATAACAGACGTATCCAATTAGAAGAGGAAGAACTGCGCACACAGGATCCTGCCTTCTGGGAGGACAATAAGCGTGCCGAGGCACAGATGCGCAAGGTGAAAGAGCTGAAGAGCTGGATAGGCTACTACGATGCCATCGACACAGCTACCGAGGAGGTGAAGCTCGCTTATGAATACTGCAAGGAGGGTATATCTACCGAAGAGGAGGTGGATGAAGCCTATGCTCATGCCATCCGGCTGATAGAAGAGGTGGAGCTGAAGAATATGCTCCGATCCGAAGAGGATCACTTCGGTGCCGTGCTCAAAGTGAATGCCGGTGCAGGAGGAACCGAGAGCCAAGACTGGGCCTCCATGCTGGTGCGTATGTATCAGCGTTGGGCGGACAAGCAGGGGTATCAAGTGACGATAACCAACTGGCAGGATGGAGACGAAGCAGGTATTAAGACTGTGACGATGCAGGTGGAAGGCAATTTGGCCTACGGATTTCTCAAGAGCGAGAATGGGGTACACAGACTCGTTCGCGTCTCTCCCTATAATGCACAAGGTAAACGTATGACATCATTCGCCTCTGTATTCGTTGTGCCGCTGGTGGACGATTCGATCGAGATCGAGATCAATGCTGCCGGTATCAGCTGGGACACTTTCCGCTCAGGTGGAGCAGGTGGACAGAACGTTAATAAGGTAGAGACGGGAGTCCGACTGCACTACAAGTACAAGGATCCTGAAACGGGAGAGGATAAAGAAATCGTGATCGAGAATACGGAGAGCCGTACCCAGTACGATAACCGCGAAAATGCTATGCGACTGCTCCGCTCACAGCTCTATGAGATGGAGCTACAGCGCCGACGAGCTGCAGAGGCCAAAGTGGAGGCCGGCAAGAAAAAGATAGAGTGGGGATCGCAGATTCGGAGCTATGTATTCGATGATCGCCGTGTGAAAGACCATCGTACCAACTATCAGACGAGCAATGTCAATGCCGTTATGGATGGCGACATAGATGAATTTATCAAGGCTTATCTGATGGAATTTGCCGGTGAAGAGGCGTAA
- a CDS encoding AMP-dependent synthetase/ligase, with product MMAVTIYHPAELPQRQAEKSPNKTIIKYYDRESKQWRNINWSKFAAGVMNAAKALAEIGLEPGERIGIYSPNMVHCLYTELGAFAMRGVVVPLYATSSPEQLRFIVEDSSMETLFVGEQFQYNNAYRVQKEYGTLKRIVVFDERVVLNPEDKTSKYFSEFVRLGDSMPNETKVKVSSREAIPSDPALIIYTSGTSGRSKGVLLLHSNLMYQMKVHSEHIPVYGPGELSIAFLPMSHIFEKAWTLFCLTTGTRIAILRDPKKVLEALPQIRPSLMCNVPRFWEKVYQGVNEKMASSPRILKGVYRRAMAVGQRYRLDYWNEGKRAPLLLSMQYAFYNCTIFTLLKRVLGLQRGRYFPTAGAPLSDEINIFLQSVNIPIIVGYGLSETTATVSFYPQRGFKIGSMGKVMPGLDARIDPDNNEILVKGESVMSEYYNLPEETAGAFTPDGYFRTGDAGRMDPDGTLYFLERIKDLYKTANGKYIAPQMIEGMLTKDPIIEQIAVIGDRFKYVSALVYPNWELVRQAAIKRGLEQARTMAVDEMAANPEINRLMMARIEAAQDSLAAYEKVKYITLLAEPFTLEKGELTETMKLKRRVINEHYAEAIEKMYL from the coding sequence ATGATGGCGGTCACTATCTATCATCCGGCAGAATTGCCTCAGCGACAGGCTGAAAAATCCCCAAACAAGACTATAATCAAGTACTACGATCGCGAAAGCAAACAGTGGCGCAATATCAACTGGAGCAAATTTGCAGCCGGCGTCATGAATGCTGCGAAAGCATTAGCCGAGATCGGCTTGGAACCGGGGGAACGAATCGGTATCTATTCCCCCAATATGGTACACTGTCTGTATACCGAGTTGGGAGCCTTCGCCATGCGGGGTGTAGTAGTGCCTTTGTATGCCACAAGCTCACCGGAACAGTTACGGTTCATCGTGGAGGATTCATCCATGGAGACACTGTTTGTCGGAGAGCAGTTCCAATACAACAATGCTTATCGGGTACAGAAAGAATATGGTACGCTAAAGCGCATAGTCGTATTCGATGAGCGCGTGGTGCTCAATCCGGAGGATAAGACTTCGAAATACTTTTCCGAATTTGTTCGTTTGGGTGATTCCATGCCGAACGAGACCAAGGTCAAAGTCTCTTCTCGCGAAGCCATTCCTTCCGATCCGGCACTGATCATCTATACATCGGGCACTTCCGGTAGGAGCAAGGGCGTCCTCCTCCTGCACAGCAATCTGATGTATCAGATGAAAGTCCATAGCGAGCATATCCCCGTCTATGGGCCGGGCGAGCTGTCGATAGCTTTCCTGCCGATGAGTCATATTTTCGAAAAGGCATGGACGCTTTTTTGCCTGACGACGGGAACGAGGATTGCTATCTTGAGAGATCCGAAGAAGGTATTGGAGGCACTACCTCAGATACGCCCATCACTCATGTGCAACGTGCCACGCTTTTGGGAGAAAGTGTATCAGGGCGTGAATGAGAAGATGGCCTCCTCTCCCCGCATCCTGAAAGGTGTCTACAGGCGTGCTATGGCCGTAGGCCAACGCTATCGTCTCGACTATTGGAATGAGGGGAAGCGTGCGCCACTGCTTCTGAGTATGCAATATGCCTTTTACAACTGCACTATTTTTACCCTGCTCAAGCGCGTACTGGGACTACAGCGAGGGCGTTATTTCCCCACGGCCGGAGCACCGCTATCGGATGAGATCAACATCTTCCTTCAGTCCGTAAACATTCCCATCATTGTCGGATATGGTCTGTCCGAAACGACTGCCACGGTATCTTTCTATCCGCAGCGAGGATTCAAGATCGGCTCCATGGGCAAAGTGATGCCGGGGCTGGACGCCCGAATAGATCCGGACAATAACGAGATATTGGTCAAGGGCGAGTCCGTCATGTCCGAGTACTATAATCTGCCGGAGGAAACTGCCGGAGCCTTCACGCCTGACGGCTATTTCCGTACGGGCGATGCCGGACGCATGGATCCGGATGGAACGCTTTATTTTCTGGAGAGGATAAAAGACCTGTACAAGACTGCCAACGGAAAGTACATAGCTCCGCAGATGATTGAGGGGATGCTGACCAAGGATCCCATCATCGAACAGATAGCGGTGATAGGTGACAGGTTCAAGTATGTGAGTGCCTTGGTCTATCCGAATTGGGAATTGGTAAGACAGGCTGCCATCAAAAGGGGACTTGAACAGGCCCGGACAATGGCTGTGGACGAGATGGCTGCAAATCCTGAAATCAACCGCCTGATGATGGCCAGAATAGAGGCTGCACAAGATTCGCTTGCTGCTTACGAGAAGGTGAAGTACATTACGCTCCTCGCCGAGCCTTTTACACTGGAGAAGGGCGAACTGACCGAGACGATGAAACTCAAAAGGCGAGTGATCAACGAACACTATGCCGAAGCCATCGAAAAGATGTACCTTTGA
- a CDS encoding glycosyltransferase family 4 protein, translating into MKLLILQIALMNFLKKEPFKIFSMIYLLLDTITNRAGTERAVINLANNLHANGHRVSLVSVCTKEGEPSFQVEKGIEVHHLGIRLYGNALARKTVYFKAYRRIKALYKKREPVLLIGTNIFINTILSQISNRGRIFTIGCEHISYDIARPITKRIRGFLYSGLDAVVALTKRDQQSFEAILRGRSKAYVIPNQVSFTTVQRDATTHKQMLAIGRLTYQKGFEFMIEDASRVLRERPDWKLIIVGDGENESMLRKEIASRNMESQIEIHPSTPEIRKYYESSAIYLMTSRFEGLPMVLLEAEAYALPIISYDCPTGPRELIENGRNGFLVPMEAHEDFADKLRLLMDDETLRKKMGQESELMVKSYSPANIYECWKKLFVEIGYMN; encoded by the coding sequence TTGAAGCTATTAATACTACAAATAGCCTTGATGAATTTCTTAAAAAAAGAACCGTTTAAAATATTCTCTATGATTTATCTGCTGTTAGATACAATAACAAACCGTGCCGGTACAGAACGCGCCGTGATCAACTTGGCTAACAACCTGCATGCCAATGGTCATCGCGTATCATTAGTCAGCGTTTGTACAAAAGAAGGAGAGCCTTCCTTCCAAGTAGAAAAAGGAATAGAAGTCCACCATCTCGGAATTAGGCTTTATGGCAATGCATTAGCCCGTAAAACAGTATATTTCAAGGCTTATCGAAGGATAAAAGCCCTATACAAGAAGCGTGAACCGGTTTTATTGATAGGGACTAATATTTTTATCAATACAATTTTGTCTCAGATCAGTAACAGAGGCAGAATATTTACGATCGGATGCGAACATATCTCTTATGATATTGCCCGCCCTATTACAAAACGCATAAGGGGGTTTCTGTATTCAGGGCTTGATGCCGTTGTAGCACTGACAAAAAGAGATCAGCAATCATTCGAGGCAATCTTACGTGGACGCTCTAAAGCATATGTCATACCCAATCAAGTTTCATTTACTACAGTCCAAAGAGATGCTACTACTCACAAACAAATGTTGGCGATTGGCAGGCTTACCTACCAGAAGGGTTTTGAGTTCATGATAGAAGATGCATCACGAGTGCTGCGAGAAAGGCCTGATTGGAAGCTTATCATAGTCGGAGATGGCGAAAATGAATCGATGCTACGTAAAGAAATTGCATCTCGCAATATGGAGTCGCAAATAGAAATACATCCATCTACACCGGAAATTCGCAAATACTACGAATCATCTGCTATTTATCTAATGACGTCCCGTTTCGAAGGACTACCAATGGTACTTCTCGAAGCAGAAGCATATGCACTACCTATAATCTCATACGATTGTCCGACCGGCCCGAGGGAACTGATCGAAAACGGTCGCAATGGTTTCCTTGTGCCAATGGAAGCACATGAAGACTTCGCGGATAAGTTACGCTTATTGATGGATGATGAAACTCTTCGTAAGAAAATGGGACAAGAATCAGAGTTGATGGTCAAATCTTACTCTCCGGCAAATATCTATGAATGTTGGAAGAAACTATTCGTCGAAATCGGCTACATGAATTAA